The nucleotide window tgctttGATTTTGTTTCGCCAGTAAGTTTTAAAagcattattttatattaatatatatgtttgTTACAATATTAGTActagttatttattaatacagatCAATAGTAAATGCGTTTCTAAGCCAGCATATTGTTTAACGTACTTACTATTATCCGTTATTAAAGATTGATGCAACGTCTTGAATGTGCGCCAGATTTGTAGCACAGCCAACTTCGCGCCAACTCACAAAGTATCTAATATTTAACCTTTACAAGCATAGCTATGCATGATTATCACGTGAGCGGGTCATCAGGTTCTTAACTAAGAtgtgatgaaaaattttttgtcgTTTTTGCTAACGAGTAGCAGTTCCAGGTAATTTTCGACACATTCAATAATAACATGTGAGGTATCCTTTGTTTCCTTATTTGCAAACATATTGTACAACAAAAGGAATCCACTAGTACAGCTAGTACAGCCTATTTTAAAGctaatcaaaaaatgccccgAACGCTCAAATATTCATTCGCATAAACcttaatgtataaaaaaaattattttcaaaagcgatttcttttttttacatgtgaaagatttttttgttaaggGACAAtgcgtgaaaaaaaaaatatgaaagaatttggattattttttttagaatggAAATTGGTAGGTATATCTTGAAAGAAAGTTGGCGTGCGAAACTTATTTGTTTGTGCGACGAATCCATCTCTaagatacaaaaattatttcttgacTCACCTCGTGTTACTATCTTGACTAGCATACCGTATTGCATGACATGCGGGCCAAGAAAGTAAAGTGATACAGGGCCGTACAAGTAACGTATCACAAAAAATGACCTATGCGAGAACAATTTTTCTCGTTATCATTTTACACTTTGTTTAAAGAACCATCTGAATAACCATTATCTTGATAAAAGCACTCTTCTAATGCTATAAGATTGTATGATTAACCCCTTTAAGTAAAGTTTATTATGAATCTGATGATGTTCAAtcaatttacttaatttattcccgaaactttttttattaatttgtccAAGCCAAATACGTATATATAAAAGCGTCagtatatgtaaaaaaagcttgtaactatttatataaaaaaatatactcaCAAACATTGAAGTATGAAATTAATTAGagatatattaaatcatatatatatttatttaccgcagcaagtttatatttaaatttgtgtAAGAGATCACAGTGTAGCGTTAATATCCATAATTGACTAATCCATATTACACAATTACATTATGCTCAGTTGAATCTTGTTTAAGAACTTGATTTTTAAGAAGTTTCTGATTTGTtcatgcataaaaaaaaatgaatatctTAAAAAGAAAGGTGACTTCTTTATTTCGacaattaaaataacataaaaaaagatcatctTCTCTTtaattcattgttttttttcctaaaaaaagggggaaaagattttatttgcaaGTCTTCTTAAGTCAAACTTATCAACTTATTCAGAAAGTAAGAGATAAATTCCAAACTTCTCTCGAAATTTTAGCATtcataacttttattaatattagtttatttatacgAAAAGAATGTCTTCTCgttctttaaagaataaaatattaaccGGCTTGAAGGTTAAGAAGGGGGCATGGATTCCGAAGATTgtatgttaattattttttcgattAGCACAATCTTTACATTCTTGACAaagattaatatttatttttttttttagaaaagacGAAAAGGAAATAATGAGAAAAATGAACGTGCTACAGATATTTCTTCAATAGAACAGGAGGAAACATCGTACCAAGAAAATCAAGAACAACTTTATTCAATTAAACCTCCTgtatcaataattaatttgccCACGgaaatttatttgcaaatatttagTTACCTTTTATTTACGGATTTATATACGCTTTCATGCGTATCGAAGTTTTTTAGGGATTTACTTTGGTCCAAGTCAGAATTTACTCAGTCAATTTGGAGAAATTGTAGGTTGATACATTACCCTAAATATCCAAAATTACCACCGCCTGATGGAATGTGCGAACAACAATATATTTGGATCACTTTAGCAACAAAAATTTGTCATTTTTGCAAGGAACCATATGAAAAAACTGCTTTTGATAAATGGTTggttaaaatcaatttttgtgATCATTGTATGGCGACTGATGAACATATTATAGATGTTGTAGGAGAaatgtaagtaaaaaaaatattttgtctgatttaaaaaaatttgaatttttttttaaaaaacttttttttttttttagaagcgTAAAAAGATCTGTAATTTTCCCGCAACATCTTAAAGGTTGTATTCCATATACGGAATATATCGGACATATTAACAATAACCatcacaaatattattttattcaagatgttgaaagaataaaaaacGAGTATGAATTTTTAGCAGCAGAAGAAAAACAAGGGTGGcttgaaaagaaaagaaaagaattaaaagaatatatagtAAAGATTAAAGATTATCAAGCACAAGATTGTGCTCATTATTGGTCACGATATGAAATTTCTAAACGACCTGAAAAGGATAATAATGAGGATGATTTCGAAGAtaatgaagatgaagaagaaattgGACAAGATTATAATCAAGAATATAatcaagattttattattaatagttttaataataacctAAATAGCTTCAATAACCTCAATAACCTCAATAACCTCAATAGCCTCAATAACCTCAATAACCTCAATAACCTTAATAACCTTAATAACTTCAATAACTTCAATAACTTCAATAACCTCAATAGCTTCAATAACCTTAATAgttataataactttaataactTTCTGAGTTATGATGATGACCTaaatgattatgatgatgacCCGAATGATGATTATGATGTATTTTCTGGATTATGATTTAGATAATAAATGACCTAGATATGTATTTTTGTCGTAAGTTTGAGGATGAAgattatttggtaatttttttcttgtagtTAATAGTTTGTAATTAAAGTAACactttatgtatatttatttattttttattttatcatataaataaaatattgatctACATTTTCAAGATGTAGAAACTccttaactaaattctttttttttaatgaattttttcataGAATCTTAGCATAAATTAAATGACGTACGCATATAAGGTAATATtggtattaaataatttaaaaatttaattcttaattTCATATAGAATTCTATACtaatgttcaatttttttttagcaaatatAACGAGGTAATGCGAGAATTCTTTTTCACAACATTACATTAGAAGTGTCGGTATTTCTAGACAGGATAATTTTTCCCTGAAATTATCGTGAAAAATTGACCCCTATTCAAGTTAAATCCAGACTTTTCCTGTTTAAAATCTGCCCCTtcaattttttgaatcaaaaCAAACACGATATCTTTGGTTCGGTGCAACCTCAAAGTTCGATTTCtgtattttttccaaaataataGACATGTGACTTAGGGGCaaactattttttaatgttagaTGTCAAGTATATCTTTgcatttacatttttaaaaataataaataatctaatttgagtggtaatataaatttttaatttttctccaaaatcagttacaattaataaataatttcgacaatttttacatttaaatcatgtgacttcTTCAcctgaataataaattaagaaaaaattataataaatgataattatttcattataaagttTTCATCCAGTTTCATTATCAAATGATTGCAAGCTTCAATACAATAGATTTAAGTAATCACAAGTTTTctcaaaattcatttttttttattcgaaaacggcgataaagagcaattacatttttattttgaagagtTCAAATATGTTATTCATAACCTAGATCGTTTAATGACTTCAAAAATATCACGAAAATCCACTTGACATTTATATGTCATGTGGAAGTACACGCACTGGCAGGGTAAGGATGgctttattattgtttactttttgtaagatacattatatttatccGAAGTCATGTGTGCAAAAGAATGTGTTTAAAAAATAGTAGTTTTATTGCCTATTAACTGGCAGATCATCTATAGTTCTATATCGAACAGTTAAAGTATCCTACGCccgataaatttttatcacatgGTCTGATTTTTTCAagttccagaattttttttatgtcgcTATTTAATGGCTTATTCTTAATACATGTATCAATTTTTTCGTATAAAAAAGCGTTATGGATGTTATTTTGACGATATATAGTATACTAGACGTCATATTATATGACGAAATTCAAGAGATTAAATAGCATTTcgatagtatattattttttattgcgtTATTTTTTGAGTAGGAACGGCTAATCAGGTGATAAGGATGTTTGCAGCTAATAgacaaatataatgattattatataaataaacaacagtaatttaatgataaattaaaagatctaATTTCGACTAATAACTATTGATATTTCACCAAATCACGGGTTTGAATAAAATGTGCcaagatataaatattaacattatataaaatactaccATATTCTgatcggaaaaaaaatttcaaattccaattaaatataataatagtattacattttttctaaattggTGTGGATCCCACATTTTCGTGAATGTGAGGATAATCTTTCATTTTAATCAATTTGTCAAAAATCATCATTCGTTTCTTTTGTTTAACTGAAAGACTAatgatatttgaatatttgacATTCAATCTTCCAATATTCTTCCAATCTTCCGCTTGTGATAAAATTTAGTCTTCAGAAAGTTAATAAACGTAACTAATAATTATGGTTCTGgaagttaatattaaagaatctttatgctaaacaataaaaattaaattttgcatgattttttaattaatatgctTATGAAATTGATCGTGAAAGCTTGAAAGGCTATTAAAATCAAGATtgtatgaaaatttatattgtaagataaattaatctaaataaattaataattcaagtCTCGATAAAAAAGGcttgaaaataataacattattcgATAATAATCTGATAAAatgcaatatataaaattagtcACAATGATGTCACACTAACTAGACGACTTTAGGCTGCTATTTGATTTTTCAGTTGTCTGACAGGTCAATGCAAGCGTTGTCTCCCAAGAAGGATACATATTATACTTATGATCATGATCCTTTTCGAATTGACACTCCACTTTAATTTATCCGTCACGGAAAATAACGATTATGAACGGTCATTATTGAACCACGATTTTCTACATCACATCCGAACACGTAACCTAggcatttttaaaatattgtaaccCACACGCGATTACGTGAGTTAAAACTCCCAAgtcaaaatttcaatttcaaattggAATTTGTAATTGTTAGTACACAATATGACTCTTATTGtccaaaaagaaaaacattAATTGTTGAATTGAGatgctcaaaaaaaaaaaaaaatttttttgagaaacgaaaaaaaaaccaatttttatgACGCAGATGGCGCAAtctaaagtattttattaaattaatagtactactatatattttctcgtctaataaaattttttataaataaaaatattcagcAAGATCTTTTCTCTGCTTTAATTCTCAACATTCGACCTTATGGATCTTATAGAAGCAGCAGATAAACGTCGATTTCTATTATATTCTCTAATTTTATCGCGTCGATGATTCCATCTTAATAACGTGTGATATGATCTTAGAACTAATTTATTTGCTATAACTAATCCACCAGATGCAAGCACAAGAGATGGAATAAGATCATATGTTATGACACTATTGTAATATAGACCTTGGATAATGATTTGAGGTATATCTTCAACAAAAATGCTTATGAAAACACCCCaaagcattattttttttgatctttgaGTTAAAGGagctgaaaatattttaagaccAAATAAATCCGACGATAAAgtgtttaatatttgtatatcaatAGCTGAAAATAATGTGCACATTGATGATAATGTCGGAGACTCCTTAACCCATTTATTGAACGATGGATTCATTGCCATTTCagatacaaaaatatttatggctaataaaaaattgattacaataggtaaaataaagaatataatactaaataataacaaataagaaaattagtaattaattaaattaatctttaaaataatataaataaaataatattaaatgagaTTTCTTACGTTGGAATAAATAGATGTGGTGTATTTTTAAcctttaataatatgaatgaCAGATCCACAGCAATATCTTGCATTATATAACAGGTCTCAAGTATCACAGAGTTTCTTGCATTGGGATTTTTTTTACGCGCCAAAAcatataatactattattacaGCCAAACCTACTACAAATATGATGATTAATGGATAAAATTCCTTGATATAATCTCCTGTAaagtaatagaattaaaatttaatgaaatattaatcatttacaaataacaaatgtcaaaaatatttaatgaacaCACTTACGGGTCATTATAAAAGGGGCACTTTCATCAATTAAAGATGTATATTCATTGAATGAAAGTGCAGTAAAcccttttttgtttatcaagGTACTTAGGTCATTGAATATTATATGGGAGCTTGATTCGATTATATCATCTTTAGCTTCAATTATGTTAAATGacaataatactttttttgggAAAGTAGGGTCATATTGCCATTTACCACTTGTCGATAATCTCTGTTCAGTTACTGGAATTACTTTAGCAAATTCTTGAATCATATTCTtgaaaaatattgaatgattCATTTGGAGAAATTTTGAACTTCCTTCCTCATTTAATCGAAGTAATCCTGTAACTGAATCTGAGTGTTGTGCCATTTTAAGTGGTTCTAAATATAGTAacagaatataaatttttctattcaatcattaaaaaattaaaaaaaaatatatgtatattactTGTTGAAAGTGTCCAAATATTCTTTCTAATTCCAACTAAAGGTTCATCTCTCTCTTGAGAGatgacaaaattattttcaacaaGCACATAGTAGGTAGAATTCGGTTGGTTGAATGTGCtttcaaaaattggaatatACACTGTATGGTTATCACTTCcaataatacataatttagAATCTCCCGATAATGTTTGGCGTAATAGGTCcggtttatatttatcatcatttttttgaaatattgaaaCATTCGCAGTAGAAAACTTAACTGGAATGGTATATTTGATCATAATTTCTTTGATCAAAGGATCAATAACTTCATTTATAGATGGCTTGGCTGACTCAATTACAGGACTAAATTCAGAACctacagataaaaaaattattatactgcatatatatatgtaaacaagaaaaaaaagagattaaaaGCTTACtccgattattttttaattttggcatAGGcttgaataaaaattctaatttgtTTTTG belongs to Rhizophagus irregularis chromosome 13, complete sequence and includes:
- a CDS encoding uncharacterized protein (SECRETED:cutsite_VSS-IS; SECRETED:prob_0.5803); SECRETED:SignalP(1-19); protein product: MFNLKVLITFFCLISIVSSISPRGTLSQNASLQDISPQDISFIYEEPIDGLKLYSIFPTNDYLMIWMAFEDKNPECMLPYFHLRLKNKRTGQINNYIDLNYTLPAEAVCPINIDLLPLADNYILLYYTKTTNGIKEKHGLIINYSGEIMSEIYLGNADGYVASSNEGFINIEKPDEKGISAWHWYSFPNIVTGEVVEHSSGEFHAPNLLSYTLVDSLNFNLLDGGFGFLYILKYDEMKGSPVTKDPNLQYWRIYLSFLKGKTDLPTKPSLLYQTTQKVNNITLKSCTSTYNAEGYICVMTLNNTIMNNNNSETEINYYQLGFLSTGALVRLEIIPTLTNITDIDLRTLYYGGFIAIYQNATAIDFYLLDDNGNYMQSQGSFGPGFFYYNTFRVNNTIFGVKEQAKNKLEFLFKPMPKLKNNRSSEFSPVIESAKPSINEVIDPLIKEIMIKYTIPVKFSTANVSIFQKNDDKYKPDLLRQTLSGDSKLCIIGSDNHTVYIPIFESTFNQPNSTYYVLVENNFVISQERDEPLVGIRKNIWTLSTKPLKMAQHSDSVTGLLRLNEEGSSKFLQMNHSIFFKNMIQEFAKVIPVTEQRLSTSGKWQYDPTFPKKVLLSFNIIEAKDDIIESSSHIIFNDLSTLINKKGFTALSFNEYTSLIDESAPFIMTRDYIKEFYPLIIIFVVGLAVIIVLYVLARKKNPNARNSVILETCYIMQDIAVDLSFILLKVKNTPHLFIPTIIFFILPIVINFLLAINIFVSEMAMNPSFNKWVKESPTLSSMCTLFSAIDIQILNTLSSDLFGLKIFSAPLTQRSKKIMLWGVFISIFVEDIPQIIIQGLYYNSVITYDLIPSLVLASGGLVIANKLVLRSYHTLLRWNHRRDKIREYNRNRRLSAASIRSIRSNVEN